One window from the genome of Pseudoalteromonas sp. '520P1 No. 423' encodes:
- the corC gene encoding CNNM family magnesium/cobalt transport protein CorC (CorC(YbeX) belongs to the Cyclin M Mg2+ Exporter (CNNM) family, and was characterized as belonging to a set of three proteins, at least one of which must be present for CorA to function.), with translation MSDDNSPSNQGSSSKTWLGAIAQMFQGEPQSKKELVEVIEDAQHRELIDSDTQKMIKGVLGVSELKVRDIMIPRSQMITLDVEKPLADLLPLMVEASHSRFPVISEDKDHIEGILLAKDLLPLILKDHDELPPLTDHLRPAIVVPESKRLDTLLDEFRQKRYHMAIVVDEYGGVSGLVTIEDILEIIVGEIEDEHDEEEIEDIKQLAKHVYLVQALTPLDEFNEYFSVEFNTDEADTIGGIVLHAFGHMPEKGETIDVNGIQFKIANSDNRRIGQLQITVPKKLEVEATS, from the coding sequence ATGAGCGACGACAACTCGCCGAGTAACCAGGGTTCTTCAAGCAAAACATGGTTAGGGGCAATTGCCCAAATGTTTCAAGGAGAACCCCAAAGTAAAAAAGAATTAGTAGAAGTAATAGAAGATGCCCAGCATCGTGAACTTATTGATTCTGACACTCAAAAAATGATCAAAGGTGTATTAGGTGTATCTGAACTTAAAGTTCGTGACATCATGATACCGCGTTCACAGATGATCACTCTAGATGTAGAAAAACCACTAGCTGATTTATTACCGCTTATGGTTGAAGCATCACATTCACGCTTCCCGGTTATATCTGAAGATAAAGACCATATTGAAGGCATTTTATTAGCAAAAGATTTATTGCCTTTAATATTAAAAGATCATGACGAGTTACCGCCTTTAACGGATCATTTACGCCCTGCTATCGTAGTTCCAGAAAGCAAAAGACTTGATACCTTATTAGATGAATTTAGACAAAAACGCTATCATATGGCCATTGTGGTTGATGAATATGGCGGCGTTTCTGGCTTAGTTACCATTGAAGATATTTTAGAAATTATCGTTGGCGAAATCGAAGATGAGCACGATGAAGAAGAAATAGAAGATATTAAGCAACTAGCTAAACATGTTTATTTGGTCCAAGCATTAACGCCTCTTGATGAGTTTAATGAATACTTTAGTGTTGAATTTAATACCGATGAAGCCGATACCATAGGCGGCATTGTATTACACGCATTTGGTCATATGCCAGAAAAAGGCGAAACCATTGATGTTAATGGTATCCAATTTAAAATAGCAAATTCTGATAATAGACGTATAGGTCAATTACAGATCACTGTACCAAAAAAATTGGAAGTTGAAGCGACCTCTTGA
- the ybeY gene encoding rRNA maturation RNase YbeY, giving the protein MIDLDLQIACEFDDLPSEAQFSLWANTALKNLKPDAEMTIRISDAQESQQLNSEYRSKDKPTNVLSFEFEAPSGIDLPLIGDLVICPEIVKKESIEQEKTFHNHFAHMVVHGCLHLLGFDHIDKDEANEMESLEKQILSSLAIDDPYRDDV; this is encoded by the coding sequence ATGATTGATCTGGATTTACAAATTGCTTGCGAATTTGATGATTTACCTAGTGAAGCACAATTTTCACTTTGGGCAAATACGGCATTAAAAAACTTAAAGCCTGATGCTGAAATGACAATACGTATTTCAGACGCTCAAGAAAGCCAGCAATTAAACTCTGAGTATCGCTCCAAGGACAAACCAACAAATGTTTTATCATTTGAATTTGAAGCACCTTCTGGTATAGATTTACCTTTAATAGGTGATTTAGTCATTTGTCCTGAAATCGTAAAAAAAGAATCAATTGAACAAGAAAAAACATTTCATAATCATTTTGCCCATATGGTTGTTCATGGATGCTTGCATTTATTAGGTTTTGACCATATAGATAAAGATGAAGCGAATGAAATGGAAAGCTTAGAAAAACAAATCTTATCGAGTCTAGCTATTGACGACCCTTATAGAGATGATGTTTAA